From the genome of Aspergillus chevalieri M1 DNA, chromosome 8, nearly complete sequence, one region includes:
- a CDS encoding uncharacterized protein (COG:S;~EggNog:ENOG410PZ3X) — MTTFSAEISDHESNDQTDGNMGDNIHSGGTTTPVPQDLVAVIAGLQRQLQQMEERRIEDLRRLKEELTSPPREPLPQPTIEEIAPQPMADPVRRPRPKLTDPEVFDGRNRSLYRPFRSKLRAKLEVDKEALGNAYDRMWYAFGRLTDGAAMQVLPWMERFAKKGATESQLDGMLDQMDFIFLDRNLEEKAVRDLASLKQNNKPFTVFLTEFNRLLMEADGHNWPENTKRSYLDNALNREMNTRLETVEKKNGFEDYCRQLQQIADRMEKNQLRYSRNNKHTTSTSPAHPVNTTRASSPPQDMDWEPTTTTSARSQPRRVAKHVSREEMERRRQERRCLRCGDSTHFISHCPYDSPRNSTRMARSHIHGPELEDEEEQLREQPKLGKE, encoded by the coding sequence atgaccacattttcagcggaaatcagcgaccacgagtcaaacgaccaaaccgacggcaacatgggagacaatatacactcaggagggaccaccactcctgtcccacaagatcttgtcgcagttattgcaggacttcaacgacaactgcaacaaatggaagaacggcggattgaagatcttcgtcgtctcaaagaagagttgacgagcccacccagagagcccttgccacaaccgactattgaagagatagccccccaaccaatggcggaccctgttaggagacctcgacccaagctgacagacccagaagtctttgatggtcgaaaccgaagtctctaccgtccgtttcgaagcaagctgcgcgctaaacttgaggtcgataaagaagccttgggcaatgcctatgatcgtatgtggtatgcttttggccgtctaacagatggggctgctatgcaggtgctgccctggatggagcggtttgctaagaaaggagctactgagagccagctggacggaatgcttgatcaaatggacttcatctttctggaccggaatctggaggagaaggctgtacgagaccttgcaagcttgaaacagaacaacaagcccttcacagtctttctcactgagttcaaccgactactcatggaagctgatggccataactggcctgaaaacacaaaaaggtcctacctagacaatgcattaaaccgtgagatgaacacacgccttgaaactgttgaaaagaaaaatggatttgaagactattgccgccagctacagcagattgcggaccggatggagaagaaccaattgcggtactcacggaacaataagcataccacctcaacttctccagctcaccctgtgaataccacccgtgcttcctctccaccccaagatatggactgggaacccacaacaacaacttctgcacgcagccaacctcgacgcgtggctaagcatgtatcacgagaagaaatggaacgccgcagacaagaacgacgttgccttcgttgtggtgactccacgcattttatctcccattgcccctacgacagtcctaggaacagtacccgcatggctcgctcacacattcatgggccggaactcgaagatgaagaagagcagttgagggaacaacccaagctgggaaaagaatag
- a CDS encoding LipA and NB-ARC domain protein (COG:S;~EggNog:ENOG410PWAW;~InterPro:IPR011990,IPR027417,IPR029058,IPR002182, IPR012908;~PFAM:PF05057;~go_function: GO:0005515 - protein binding [Evidence IEA];~go_function: GO:0016788 - hydrolase activity, acting on ester bonds [Evidence IEA];~go_function: GO:0043531 - ADP binding [Evidence IEA]), with amino-acid sequence MPADYQKVGSSNRKMTGEDRQGLTVLHDPTIHTSVGEKGVPLGKAVFDLIAIHGLNGDAYDTWTHKDTKVMWLKDLLPEAIPNIRIMTFGYNARFKNFTAQQDLRSISCKLLAELVDLRTTHEEETRPIVFICHSLGGIVAKKAMLVGCSEEQEQVQRSVHGILFLGTPHNGSSLAGMGKLLANIVSACSPIRPPRVLLGSLQKDSEVLLEITEDFIKRRNKVRLVSFYELEFTPIGPFMKKLVVEKRSAVLHVSQEITIPQYSDHRNIVRFKSLQDRTFRPVLCRLKDLLGELDHESTRRAESSPRTEAAIPYDVPILPCSSFRGRDNVLGSMKAYFAEDQGKDRRRRSFALCGLGGSGKTQTTLHFVVQNFTTYRTGVAFLNAASMASLVADFGRLHDLLQLGGGKDKVRSVKTWLSRPENSQWLLVFDNADDLNVVPIHRYFPAVNWGHIIITSRDQAVIGSLAEEGHVLDPLTTDDATQLLLERSGIRYPSQIEKEEASKIASLLGSLPLALVQAGAFVRSRQKTLQDYRKLFMNRRNDLLRFSPLLGGTDRTIFTAWEINFKQLEQDSSDARNLLLLFSFLEPSCIPESVLHRGSSPQRRWGDNGEVVEIRPEGEGVDICLSNIIQGDLEFDMAIEKLLSFSLISCNKESDGFRNFSIHPLVQYCVAQRLPPIEVSKWRWQALLLICHAFPRNKYIEPQNGEIGRLMMSQLSRVLSEYDAMCLEKGEQASFRHELASTLLAASRFSDSQWKSEAICRTKQLLKQDNEPYINAWLAYRESAVMRMSGMLQNSESTLHGFLHHFALPSKEDPQMTPRYNAQRGELVISFSENLIRQGRLSEAKAELIEWTPLSKDCSTLETIISRARDIILGKVLRFQGRFREALALLDGVIQGCHLDDFFEGTGWYRVLLSEVADLYCELDRPSDAERLLLQELTPMMEKGTQDIATGRRLRMSLAESYLQRKMYAEAESLLVDLRQAFLSSGAPDYTAKVNIFRIWVSLARALHGQSRWQEALSSWRQALSALDSIKLSGGLNAGLVRCSIAHALLMMGHEEDSARTSQEAKANMASESRVYWIPLFNSRWHDFILEKLQKH; translated from the exons ATGCCCGCAGATTACCAGAAAGTAGGATCTTCGAATCGCAAAATGACTGGTGAAGACAGGCAAGGACTTACTGTCCTCCACGATCCTACGATTCATACCTCCGTTGGAGAGAAAGGAGTTCCTTTGGGTAAGGCGGTATTCGA TCTGATTGCTATACATGGCTTGAATGGCGATGCATATGACACATGGACCCACAAAGACACCAAAGTCATGTGGTTGAAAGACTTACTGCCCGAGGCAATACCCAATATCCGGATAATGACTTTTGGATACAATGCTCGCTTCAAAAATTTCACCGCTCAGCAAGACTTACGCAGCATATCCTGCAAATTACTTGCCGAATTGGTTGACTTGAGGACAACACACGAA GAGGAAACCCGCCCAATTGTTTTCATTTGTCACAGCCTAGGTGGGATAGTCGCAAAAAAG GCAATGCTGGTAGGATGTTCTGAAGAGCAAGAACAAGTACAACGATCAGTACATGGGATCTTGTTTCTTG GTACCCCTCACAACGGAAGCAGCCTTGCGGGCATGGGGAAACTGTTGGCGAACATTGTCTCTGCATGCTCTCCAATTAGACCGCCGCGTGTTCTCTTAGGGAGTCTCCAGAAGGACTCTGAAGTGCTCCTGGAAATCACCGAAGACTTTATTAAAAGACGAAATAAAGTGCGCCTTGTATCATTCTATGAGCTGGAGTTTACGCCTATCGGCCCCTTTATGAAGAAGCTG GTTGTCGAAAAAAGATCTGCAGTACTCCACGTTTCTCAAGAAATCACCATCCCCCAGTACTCCGACCACCGCAATATTGTCAGATTCAAGTCTCTTCAAGACCGCACTTTCCGTCCTGTACTGTGCAGACTCAAAGACCTCTTGGGCGAACTGGACCATGAATCCACCCGGCGGGCAGAATCTAGTCCAAGGACAG AAGCTGCGATACCATATGACGTTCCAATTTTGCCATGCTCGTCGTTTCGTGGTAGGGATAACGTCTTGGGAAGCATGAAGGCATACTTCGCCGAGGACCAGGGCAAAGAtcgaaggagaagaagctttGCATTGTGTGGCTTGG GCGGATCCGGAAAAACACAGACGACTCTGCATTTTGTTGTGCAAAACTTTACGACATACAGGACCGGCGTGGCTTTCTTAAATGCAGCTTCAATGGCATCTTTGGTAGCGGATTTTGGTCGCTTGCATGACCTCCTCCAGCTCGGAGGGGGAAAGGACAAAGTTCGCTCTGTCAAAACCTGGCTATCGAGGCCAGAAAATTCTCAGTGGCTTCTAGTCTTTGATAATGCTGACGATTTAAACGTGGTGCCGATTCACAGATATTTTCCTGCTGTGAATTGGGGTCACATCATTATAACCAGTCGCGACCAAGCTGTCATTGGGAGCTTAGCGGAGGAAGGCCATGTATTGGATCCCCTGACGACCGATGATGCAACGCAATTACTGCTCGAGAGGTCCGGGATTCGTTACCCTAGCCAGattgaaaaagaagaagcaagCAAAATTGCGAGTCTTCTTGGATCACTTCCTCTTGCTCTGGTACAAGCGGGGGCATTTGTGCGCTCAAGACAGAAAACTCTTCAGGACTATCGCAAGCTTTTCATGAATCGACGTAATGACCTACTTCGGTTCTCACCACTTCTTGGAGGCACAGACCGTACCATATTCACGGCATGGGAAATTAACTTCAAGCAATTGGAGCAAGATTCATCCGATGCAAGgaatcttcttctccttttttcaTTCCTGGAGCCGTCATGCATCCCTGAGTCAGTCTTGCATCGAGGTTCAAGTCCCCAACGGCGATGGGGCGACAACGGCGAAGTGGTAGAAATCCGTCCAGAAGGTGAAGGCGTCGACATCTGTTTGTCCAATATCATACAAGGTGACCTTGAATTCGACATGGCCATTGAAAAGCTTCTTTCGTTTTCGCTCATCTCTTGCAATAAGGAATCGGACGGGTTTAGAAATTTCTCTATTCATCCACTGGTTCAGTACTGTGTTGCACAGCGTCTGCCACCCATCGAAGTGAGCAAGTGGCGATGGCAAGCGCTTTTATTGATTTGCCATGCGTTTCCAAGGAATAAATACATTGAGCCTCA AAATGGAGAAATTGGGAGATTGATGATGTCGCAATTAAGCCGAGTGCTTTCTGAGTATGACGCGATGTGTCTTGAGAAAGGGGAACAAGCTTCGTTTCGTCATGAGCTGGCGTCAACACTTCTAGCCGCTTCGCGATTCTCAGACTCGCAATGGAAGAGCGAAGCTATCTGCCGTACCAAACAGCTATTGAAACAGGACAATGAACCGTACATTAATGCTTGGCTTGCATACAGAGAAAGTGCAGTCATGCGGATGTCAGGCATGCTACAAAACTCGGAAAGCACCTTGCACGGCTTTCTGCATCACTTTGCCTTGCCCAGTAAAGAAGATCCACAAATGACTCCGAGATACAATGCGCAACGAGGAGAACTTGTGATTTCTTTCTCCGAGAATTTAATCCGTCAAGGGAGGCTTTCTGAAGCGAAGGCCGAATTAATCGAATGGACACCACTTAGCAAGGATTGCTCGACTCTTGAGACAATAATTTCGAGAGCGCGAGACATAATTCTTGGTAAGGTCCTTCGCTTCCAGGGTCGCTTCAGAGAGGCACTTGCTTTGCTTGATGGCGTCATTCAAGGCTGTCATCTTGATGACTTCTTTGAGGGCACAGGATGGTATCGAGTTCTTCTCTCGGAGGTCGCAGACTTATATTGTGAATTGGATCGACCCAGTGATGCTGAAAGGTTGCTGCTGCAAGAGCTTACTCCAATGATGGAGAAGGGGACCCAAGACATTGCTACGGGCAGACGACTACGAATGTCACTTGCAGAAAGCTATTTGCAGCGGAAGATGTACGCTGAAGCAGAGTCTCTTCTGGTGGATCTCCGACAGGCGTTTTTATCATCTGGCGCTCCAGATTACACTGCCAAGGTCAACATTTTCCGTATCTGGGTGTCTCTTGCGAGAGCTTTACACGGGCAATCTCGCTGGCAGGAAGCTCTGTCAAGTTGGAGGCAGGCATTGTCAGCCTTGGATAGCATTAAGCTCAGTGGGGGCTTGAATGCCGGTCTCGTACGATGCTCAATCGCTCATGCCCTGTTGATGATGGGCCATGAAGAAGATAGTGCAAGGACTTCTCAAGAGGCAAAAGCAAATATGGCGTCAGAATCTCGAGTTTACTGGATTCCCTTGTTCAACTCCCGGTGGCACGATTTCATCTTGGAAAAATTGCAGAAACATTAG